AGTTCCAATCAGCATTTTTGATAGCAGTTGGGAGAGTAAACCAAAAGGTACTTCCCTCTCCAATAGAGCTTTTCACACCAATTGTTCCTCGGTGAGCCTCAATGATTTGACGACATAAGTACAGACCTAGCCCACTTCTTCCACGCTGATTTCGTCCTTGAATAAAGCGGTGAAATAGCTTTTCCTGTTCTTGCGGTGCAATTCCTGAACCGTAATCACGCACCGAAATCTGCACTTGTTCTTGTCCACAAGCTGTGATTTCAAGTAAAATTTCCCCTTTAGGTTTACTCACCCGCACAGCATTATCTAGCAGGTTTTGTAGAACACGTTGAATTTCTAATTCATCACCGTAGACGGTTGGCAGTGATTGAGAAATTTTACAAACGAAGGCTAATTCACGTGTAGATGTTGCTTTTACCTGGTCAATTACTTTAATTAAAATCTTTTCCCAATTTAAACGATCGCAACTTAAGTGATCGCTTCGATTTGCTTCATAACGGGAGACATCCAAGAGGAGTTCCACAAGCTTTAGGAGATCCTCGTTAGCTTGACGATACTCTTCAAATACTTCCTTCCAAGTATCGTTTACTGGGCCAAAAGCCCCTCTGCTCATACAGTCTAGGGTGTTGCGGGTAGCAAGCAAAGGAGTCCGTAGGTCGTGAGAAAGGGCAGACATTAGGTCTTCAAGCTGTTGGTTACGTACCTCAATGTTTTGTTGACGGTGACGTGTACTGTCAGCCATCGCGTCAAGAACTCCAGCTAGTTGACCGATTTCGTCTCTAGAAGAATAGCTGAGTTGGACTTCCATTTGTCCCGCTTGCCACAGTTTGCTTACCTCTGTCAATCTGTGTAATGGAAGCTTGACTCGTCGATGCAACAACTGAAGATTTAAACCTGCTCCCAACAGGATGATTAATGTGCTGAAGGTGTTGATGGCAACGTTGATATCATATAATTGCTCTAGATAATTTTTGCGAGCGCTCAAAAGTATTTCTTCGTGCTGAATCAATTTCCTAATTTCGTAGCGTAAGGAATTGAATAAAGTATTTTCCGCCGGACTATAGGTGCTGACAGAACCAAAAAGCGCTTTTTGGTTCAACTTGCTTTGCCACTGGTTATAGAGATATCTAATTTTATCGAGTTGCTTGATTTGAGCAGGATTGTCTTTGACAAGATTGTACAGATTGTTGAAGCTGTTGTAGAAATTGGACTTATTCTTGCCGTTATCTCTAGTGCTGATTTGTCCTTGACTAGAATTATCTAGAAAACCTCTTTCCTCATCTATCGCAATATTGAGTAGACGTTCTCCTTCTTTCTCTATCACAAGAGTACGAGTTACCCAATCAAATGCTTGATGATTGAGGTACGCCATCAAAATATTGAAGCCTT
This region of Nostoc sp. UHCC 0302 genomic DNA includes:
- a CDS encoding ATP-binding protein — protein: MSLLRFLTQWYRKSNLLTPLHTSISVLVLLILGQQGFNILMAYLNHQAFDWVTRTLVIEKEGERLLNIAIDEERGFLDNSSQGQISTRDNGKNKSNFYNSFNNLYNLVKDNPAQIKQLDKIRYLYNQWQSKLNQKALFGSVSTYSPAENTLFNSLRYEIRKLIQHEEILLSARKNYLEQLYDINVAINTFSTLIILLGAGLNLQLLHRRVKLPLHRLTEVSKLWQAGQMEVQLSYSSRDEIGQLAGVLDAMADSTRHRQQNIEVRNQQLEDLMSALSHDLRTPLLATRNTLDCMSRGAFGPVNDTWKEVFEEYRQANEDLLKLVELLLDVSRYEANRSDHLSCDRLNWEKILIKVIDQVKATSTRELAFVCKISQSLPTVYGDELEIQRVLQNLLDNAVRVSKPKGEILLEITACGQEQVQISVRDYGSGIAPQEQEKLFHRFIQGRNQRGRSGLGLYLCRQIIEAHRGTIGVKSSIGEGSTFWFTLPTAIKNADWNCEQNTTRYRKSDA